In one Alnus glutinosa chromosome 14, dhAlnGlut1.1, whole genome shotgun sequence genomic region, the following are encoded:
- the LOC133857700 gene encoding GATA transcription factor 21: protein MTTPSPLELNEDYHEHHQASSFSNPIFFHHAQDQGGGYYSSELKQYFPKDQEVDELVSHGGWCDHDQTPKNEGGDGLKLSIWKKNEDQSETSSVKWMPSKMRMMRKMMTTTSESSSTTPVNSMQKFDDQKRRIMPPSAETTDNSSSSNSLNNISNTAVRVCADCNTTKTPLWRSGPRGPKSLCNACGIRQRKARRAMAAAAAAANGTILAANPPSMKSKVQHKDKRSSNGSYVPKFKKKCQITTPSHGRKKKLCFEDFTLSLSKNSAFQRVFPQDEKEAAILLMALSYGLVHG, encoded by the exons ATGACGACTCCTTCTCCTTTAGAGCTCAACGAAGATTATCATGAACACCatcaagcttcttctttttcaaaccCTATTTTCTTTCACCATGCTCAAGATCAAGGAGGAGGTTACTATAGTAGTGAATTGAAGCAGTACTTCCCAAAAGATCAAGAG GTTGACGAACTTGTTTCGCATGGCGGATGGTGTGATCATGATCAAACACCAAAGAATGAAGGTGGGGATGGGCTCAAATTAAGTATCTGGAAGAAAAATGAAGACCAAAGCGAGACTAGTTCGGTTAAGTGGATGCCTTCAAAGATGAGAATGATGCGGAAGATGATGACTACTACTTCAGAGAGTAGTAGTACTACACCAGTTAACTCTATGCAGAAGTTTGACGATCAGAAGCGACGAATAATGCCTCCTTCTGCAGAGACGACTGAtaacagcagcagcagcaattCTTTGAACAACATTAGCAACACCGCGGTTAGAGTTTGTGCTGATTGTAATACAACTAAGACACCTCTTTGGAGGAGTGGTCCTAGAGGCCCCAAG TCTCTGTGCAACGCCTGTGGGATTCGTCAAAGGAAGGCGAGACGGGCCATGGCAGCAGCTGCGGCAGCAGCAAATGGAACGATTCTGGCAGCAAACCCACCATCTATGAAGAGTAAGGTGCAACACAAGGATAAGAGATCCAGCAATGGTAGTTATGTtccaaaattcaagaaaaagtgCCAGATCACTACCCCTTCTCATGGCAGAAAGAAGAAACTTTGTTTCGAGGACTTCACATTAAGCTTGAGTAAAAATTCAGCCTTTCAACGAGTTTTCCCACAAGACGAGAAGGAAGCTGCCATCTTGCTCATGGCTCTATCTTATGGCCTTGTTCATGGTTGA
- the LOC133857819 gene encoding uncharacterized protein LOC133857819: protein MTEPPPPPPPPPPLPSTESLIRRYKPVWRFFLIFNLALGAYIFAGARKKDVSKAAEKSVSHRKAKAEVPSDPITSTAIPISEIPSLPSPVLEPVKIQQPIPGDQQLELFQWMLEEKRKIKPKDRQEQKQIDEEKAILKQFIRAKSVPSL, encoded by the exons ATGACGGAgccaccgccaccgccaccgccTCCACCACCTTTACCTTCAACAGAGTCGCTCATTAGGCGGTACAAGCCCGTTTGGCGTTTCTTCTTGATCTTCAATCTCGCTCTTGGAG CTTACATTTTTGCGGgagcaagaaaaaaagatgtAAGCAAAGCTGCAGAAAAAAGTGTGAGTCATCGCAAAGCTAAAGCGGAAGTCCCCTCCGATCCTATTACAAGTACTGCTATCCCAATTTCTGAGattccatctcttccttcaCCAGTACTGGAGCCTGTGAAGATACAGCAGCCCATCCCTGGAGATCAGCAGCTTGAACTTTTCCAGTGGATGTtggaggagaaaagaaaaatcaaacccaAGGATCGTCAAGAGCAGAAACAAATTGATGAAGAGAAGGCAATTCTCAAGCAGTTTATTCGAGCAAAATCTGTTCCAAGTCTTTAG